Proteins from a genomic interval of Pseudomonas versuta:
- the flhB gene encoding flagellar biosynthesis protein FlhB, with translation MAESESGADKTEDPTEKRKKDSREKGEIARSKELNTLAIMLAGSIGLLIFGGALARDMMDLMRYNFSISREALLNPDAMGLALLHSGKVALLAVQPVLVTLLIAALVGPIALGGWLFAAGSLAPKFSRMNPAAGIKRMFSAKALVELLKALAKFFIILIVALLVLQSDIDDLLRIAHEPLELAVIHSLQVVAWSALWMACGLILIAAVDVPVQLWESHKKLLMTKQEVRDEHKDQEGRPEVKQRIRQLQREMSQRRMMSAIPDADVIITNPTHYAVALKYDPEKGAAPMLLAKGSDFLALKIREIGAKHNILLLESPALARSIYHSTELEQEIPAGLYLAVAQVLAYVYQIRQYQAGRGKRPDPLKDLPIPADLRRDQ, from the coding sequence ATGGCAGAAAGCGAGAGCGGTGCCGATAAAACAGAAGACCCCACGGAGAAACGAAAGAAAGACTCCAGGGAAAAGGGAGAGATCGCACGCTCCAAAGAGCTGAATACCCTGGCCATCATGCTGGCGGGCTCTATCGGGTTGCTGATTTTTGGCGGCGCGCTGGCACGGGACATGATGGATCTGATGCGCTACAACTTCAGCATCAGTCGCGAGGCGCTGCTCAACCCCGACGCCATGGGGCTGGCTTTGCTGCACTCGGGCAAGGTTGCCCTGCTGGCCGTGCAGCCGGTACTGGTTACCTTGTTGATCGCCGCCCTGGTCGGGCCCATCGCACTGGGCGGCTGGCTGTTCGCTGCCGGCAGCCTGGCGCCCAAGTTCAGCCGCATGAACCCGGCTGCCGGGATCAAGCGCATGTTCTCGGCCAAGGCACTGGTCGAGCTGCTCAAAGCGCTGGCCAAGTTCTTCATCATCCTGATCGTTGCCTTGCTGGTGCTGCAGTCCGACATTGACGATTTGCTGCGCATTGCCCATGAGCCTTTGGAGCTGGCGGTGATTCACAGCCTGCAAGTGGTTGCCTGGAGCGCCTTGTGGATGGCCTGCGGGTTGATTCTGATTGCGGCGGTGGACGTACCGGTGCAGCTGTGGGAAAGCCACAAAAAGCTGCTGATGACCAAGCAAGAAGTGCGTGACGAACACAAGGATCAGGAAGGGCGGCCGGAGGTCAAGCAACGGATTCGCCAGCTGCAACGGGAAATGAGCCAGCGGCGCATGATGAGCGCCATCCCGGATGCGGACGTCATCATCACCAACCCGACGCACTATGCCGTAGCGCTGAAATACGACCCTGAGAAAGGCGCAGCGCCGATGCTGCTGGCCAAGGGCAGCGATTTTCTGGCGCTCAAGATTCGCGAGATTGGTGCCAAACATAATATTTTGCTGCTTGAATCCCCGGCGCTGGCGCGCTCGATTTACCACTCCACGGAGCTGGAGCAGGAAATCCCGGCCGGGTTGTATCTAGCCGTGGCCCAGGTGTTGGCTTATGTGTACCAGATACGTCAATACCAGGCGGGCCGTGGCAAGCGTCCGGATCCTCTGAAGGATTTGCCGATCCCGGCGGATTTACGGCGTGATCAGTAG
- the fliR gene encoding flagellar biosynthetic protein FliR, whose product MSLLALTDAQISTWVASFMLPLFRVGALLTTMPIIGTTLVPKRIKLFLSLAITLAIMPSLPPLPAVNPLDLSGLMLIAEQIIIGALLGFSLQLFFQAFVVAGQIVAIQMGMGFASMVDPANGVNVAVIGQFFTMLVTLLFLSMNGHLVVFEVLTESFTTLPVGGGLLTNHYWEIANKLGWVLGAALLLVLPAITALLVVNIAFGVMTRAAPQLNIFSIGFPLTLVLGMVILWIGLADILNQYQPLASEALQFLRELAQAR is encoded by the coding sequence ATGTCGCTGCTCGCCCTGACCGACGCGCAGATCAGTACCTGGGTCGCCAGTTTTATGCTGCCGCTGTTCCGGGTAGGTGCGTTGCTGACCACCATGCCGATCATCGGTACGACCCTGGTGCCCAAGCGCATCAAGCTGTTTCTGTCATTGGCGATCACCCTGGCAATCATGCCCAGCTTGCCGCCATTACCGGCCGTCAACCCGCTGGACCTCAGTGGCCTGATGCTGATTGCCGAGCAAATCATCATCGGTGCGTTGCTGGGCTTCTCGCTGCAGCTGTTTTTTCAGGCGTTCGTGGTGGCCGGGCAAATTGTCGCGATCCAGATGGGCATGGGCTTCGCATCTATGGTCGACCCGGCCAACGGGGTCAATGTGGCGGTCATCGGGCAGTTCTTCACCATGCTCGTGACCTTGTTGTTTCTGTCCATGAACGGCCATCTGGTGGTCTTCGAGGTGCTTACTGAGAGCTTCACGACCTTGCCGGTGGGCGGTGGCTTGTTGACCAATCACTACTGGGAAATCGCCAACAAGCTGGGCTGGGTGCTGGGTGCCGCATTGTTGCTGGTGCTGCCTGCCATTACTGCGTTGCTGGTGGTCAACATCGCCTTTGGTGTGATGACCCGGGCGGCGCCGCAACTCAATATCTTCTCGATCGGTTTTCCGCTGACTCTGGTGCTGGGCATGGTGATCCTGTGGATCGGCCTGGCGGATATTCTCAATCAGTATCAACCGCTGGCCTCCGAGGCCTTGCAGTTTTTACGTGAGCTGGCACAGGCGCGATAG
- the fliQ gene encoding flagellar biosynthesis protein FliQ, whose amino-acid sequence MTPEVAVDLFRSALWLTTVMVAVLVVPSLLVGLLVAMFQAATQINEQTLSFLPRLLVMLVTLIVAGPWLVQTFMEYILQLYGSIPQLIG is encoded by the coding sequence ATGACCCCAGAAGTCGCGGTTGATCTGTTTCGCAGCGCGCTGTGGCTGACCACGGTGATGGTCGCGGTGCTGGTCGTTCCCAGTTTGTTGGTCGGGCTGTTGGTGGCCATGTTCCAGGCAGCCACCCAGATCAACGAGCAAACCCTGAGTTTTCTCCCGCGATTGCTGGTGATGCTGGTGACCTTGATCGTCGCCGGTCCCTGGCTGGTGCAAACCTTTATGGAATACATCCTGCAGTTGTACGGCAGCATTCCGCAGTTGATCGGCTAA
- the fliP gene encoding flagellar type III secretion system pore protein FliP (The bacterial flagellar biogenesis protein FliP forms a type III secretion system (T3SS)-type pore required for flagellar assembly.) encodes MRLVVALLLALLAPVAFGADPLSIPAITLGTGANGQQEYSVSLQILLIMTALSFIPAFVMLMTSFTRIIIVFSILRQALGLQQTPSNQILTGMALFLTMFIMAPVFDRVNQDALQPYLAEKLSAQDAILKAEVPIKDFMLAQTRSSDLELFMRLSKRTDIATPDAAPLTILVPAFVTSELKTAFQIGFMIFIPFLIIDLVVASVLMAMGMMMLSPLIISLPFKIMLFVLVDGWALIIGTLASSFGGV; translated from the coding sequence ATGCGTTTAGTCGTCGCGCTGTTGTTGGCATTGCTTGCGCCTGTGGCGTTCGGGGCCGACCCGTTGTCGATTCCGGCGATCACCTTGGGCACCGGGGCCAACGGCCAGCAAGAGTACTCGGTCAGCCTGCAGATTTTGCTGATCATGACCGCGCTGAGCTTTATCCCGGCGTTCGTCATGCTGATGACCAGCTTCACGCGGATCATCATTGTGTTTTCGATCCTGCGTCAGGCGCTGGGGCTGCAACAAACGCCGTCAAACCAGATTCTCACCGGAATGGCGCTGTTCCTGACCATGTTCATCATGGCGCCAGTGTTTGACCGGGTGAATCAGGACGCCTTGCAGCCTTATCTGGCAGAAAAACTCTCGGCCCAGGACGCCATTCTCAAGGCTGAAGTCCCGATCAAGGACTTTATGCTGGCGCAGACCCGCTCCAGCGACCTCGAACTGTTTATGCGCCTGTCCAAGCGTACCGACATCGCCACTCCGGATGCCGCGCCCTTGACCATTCTGGTACCGGCGTTCGTGACCTCTGAGTTGAAAACCGCGTTCCAGATCGGCTTCATGATTTTTATCCCGTTTTTGATCATCGACCTGGTGGTGGCCAGTGTGCTGATGGCCATGGGCATGATGATGCTGTCGCCGCTGATCATTTCGCTGCCGTTCAAAATCATGCTGTTTGTACTGGTGGATGGCTGGGCGTTGATTATCGGCACCCTGGCCAGCAGTTTCGGCGGAGTTTGA
- the fliO gene encoding flagellar biosynthetic protein FliO has product MKRVLCGLLALPLSVLAAEPPASATVVAAPMVSSGVGGQLTQLVLGLLLVLGLIFALAWLLRRVQQTGPRQGQLIELISSRALGARDRLVLVQVGNEQILLGLTPGRITPLHVLKEPVQVPSTSQSATPEFARRLMEVLGQQKDKP; this is encoded by the coding sequence GTGAAGCGGGTTCTTTGCGGGTTACTGGCTTTACCCCTGAGCGTGCTGGCGGCCGAACCGCCGGCAAGCGCCACGGTAGTCGCCGCGCCCATGGTCAGCAGTGGCGTCGGCGGGCAGTTGACGCAATTGGTGCTGGGCTTGTTGTTGGTGCTGGGGCTGATTTTTGCCCTGGCCTGGCTGCTGCGTCGGGTACAGCAAACCGGGCCGCGTCAGGGGCAACTGATTGAGTTGATCAGCTCGCGGGCCCTGGGTGCGCGTGACCGGCTGGTGCTGGTGCAGGTGGGCAATGAACAGATTCTGCTCGGTCTTACACCCGGTCGTATCACCCCTTTGCACGTGCTCAAGGAGCCGGTCCAGGTGCCAAGTACCTCGCAGTCGGCAACCCCTGAATTTGCCCGGCGATTGATGGAAGTACTGGGTCAGCAAAAGGACAAGCCGTAA
- the fliN gene encoding flagellar motor switch protein FliN — translation MANEHDTSAADQALADEWAAALEETGDVGQADIDALLAADAATKPASNRLPMEEFGSVPRSNEPVTLDGPNLDVILDIPVSISMEVGSTDINIRNLLQLNQGSVIELDRLAGEPLDVLVNGTLIAHGEVVVVNEKFGIRLTDVISPSERIKKLR, via the coding sequence ATGGCTAACGAACACGATACAAGTGCTGCAGACCAGGCCCTGGCTGATGAATGGGCCGCTGCCCTGGAAGAAACCGGTGACGTCGGGCAGGCGGATATCGACGCGCTGCTGGCGGCCGATGCGGCTACCAAGCCGGCCTCCAACCGTTTGCCAATGGAAGAGTTCGGCAGCGTGCCGCGCAGTAATGAGCCGGTCACCCTGGATGGCCCCAATCTGGATGTGATTCTGGATATTCCGGTGTCCATCTCCATGGAAGTGGGCAGCACCGACATCAACATCCGCAACCTGTTGCAGCTCAACCAGGGCTCGGTCATCGAGCTTGACCGTCTGGCTGGTGAGCCACTGGATGTGCTGGTCAACGGCACCCTGATTGCCCATGGCGAAGTGGTGGTGGTCAACGAAAAATTCGGCATCCGCCTGACTGACGTGATCAGTCCAAGCGAACGCATCAAGAAGCTGCGTTAA
- the fliM gene encoding flagellar motor switch protein FliM: MAVQDLLSQDEIDALLHGVDDGLVQAEAAAEPGSVKSYDLTSQDRIVRGRMPTLEMINERFARYTRISMFNMLRRSADVAVGGVQVMKFGEYVHSLYVPTSLNLVKIKPLRGTALFILDAKLVFKLVDNFFGGDGRHAKIEGREFTPTELRVVRMVLEQAFIDLKEAWQAIMEVNFEYINSEVNPAMANIVGPSEAIVVSTFHIELDGGGGDLHVTMPYSMIEPVREMLDAGFQSDLDDQDERWSKALREDVLDVSVPLSATVARRQLRLRDILHMQPGDVIPIELQDELVMRANGVPAFKVKLGSHKGNLALQVIEPIGRR, encoded by the coding sequence ATGGCCGTGCAAGACCTGCTGTCCCAGGATGAGATCGACGCGCTGTTGCATGGTGTCGATGATGGCCTGGTACAGGCCGAAGCAGCTGCCGAACCCGGCAGTGTCAAAAGTTACGACCTGACCAGTCAGGACCGGATTGTCCGGGGGCGCATGCCGACCCTGGAAATGATCAACGAACGTTTCGCCCGTTACACCCGTATCAGCATGTTCAACATGCTGCGCCGCTCGGCAGACGTAGCGGTGGGCGGGGTGCAGGTCATGAAGTTCGGTGAATACGTGCACTCGCTGTACGTACCCACCAGTCTGAACCTGGTCAAGATCAAGCCATTGCGCGGCACCGCGCTGTTTATCCTCGACGCCAAGCTGGTGTTCAAGCTGGTAGACAACTTCTTCGGCGGTGACGGCCGTCACGCCAAGATCGAGGGCCGTGAATTCACCCCTACCGAATTACGGGTAGTGCGCATGGTGCTGGAGCAGGCCTTCATCGATTTGAAGGAAGCCTGGCAGGCGATCATGGAAGTCAATTTCGAGTACATCAACTCGGAAGTGAACCCTGCCATGGCCAATATCGTCGGGCCCAGCGAAGCCATTGTGGTGTCAACCTTTCACATCGAACTCGACGGCGGTGGCGGCGATCTGCACGTCACCATGCCGTACTCGATGATCGAGCCGGTGCGCGAGATGCTCGACGCCGGGTTTCAGTCCGATCTCGACGATCAGGACGAGCGCTGGAGCAAGGCTTTGCGCGAAGACGTGCTGGATGTCAGCGTGCCGCTGAGCGCCACCGTTGCCCGCCGTCAATTGCGTCTGCGCGACATATTGCACATGCAGCCGGGGGATGTGATCCCTATCGAGTTACAAGACGAACTGGTGATGCGCGCCAATGGCGTCCCTGCGTTCAAGGTCAAGCTGGGCTCGCACAAAGGCAATCTGGCCTTGCAAGTGATTGAGCCCATCGGACGGCGCTAG
- the fliL gene encoding flagellar basal body-associated protein FliL yields MATSDVVKDPAEKGNLKLIILIAVAVLLAIGLSVGATWYFVSSPKSEAAPVVDANIKLPAIYEPMAPAFVVNYNANGRQRYMQVSMTLQARDLNDLNALKVHMPVIRNNLVMLFSGQTFDDLATPVGQEILRQKATAAVQEVAQKELGKVVVDQVLFTNFVLQ; encoded by the coding sequence ATGGCGACGAGCGACGTAGTGAAGGACCCTGCCGAGAAAGGCAATTTAAAGCTGATTATCCTGATTGCCGTGGCGGTGCTGCTGGCGATCGGCCTGTCTGTGGGGGCCACCTGGTATTTCGTGAGCAGCCCCAAGAGTGAGGCGGCGCCTGTCGTTGACGCAAACATCAAGCTCCCGGCGATTTATGAACCCATGGCGCCGGCCTTCGTGGTCAATTACAACGCCAACGGTCGCCAGCGCTATATGCAAGTGAGCATGACCTTGCAAGCACGCGACCTGAATGACCTCAATGCACTCAAGGTGCACATGCCAGTGATCCGCAACAATCTGGTGATGCTGTTCTCCGGGCAAACCTTTGATGATCTGGCGACGCCGGTCGGCCAAGAAATACTTCGTCAGAAAGCCACTGCCGCCGTGCAGGAAGTAGCGCAAAAAGAACTCGGAAAAGTGGTTGTCGATCAGGTGCTCTTTACTAACTTTGTATTGCAGTAG
- a CDS encoding bifunctional GNAT family N-acetyltransferase/nucleoside diphosphate kinase regulator: MNKPFISLCPEITRAHALTLMDWLEDERVTCYLSDSRHVSRSIGQAIDRTQLPILTHLFNRGGRFFMAYDRHDAPVGFVRLIKTGPNCEIVLVIGDSDKWGRNLGARTIREGMKLAFLDMRAEKLIAKIHPDNARSLKAFVRSGFVLESETPTLKSFSMTAGRYRQFLREGAVGDSTRIYITEIDKARLESLIALEQSPAIVELEHELERAIVVKPQQVASNVVTMNSRALLQLDDEEIEVALVYPEDADSNAGKHSVYSDIGAAILGYQEGDAIDWRIADRTRRIEIRKVLYQPEAAGHFHL; this comes from the coding sequence ATGAACAAGCCTTTCATTTCTCTGTGCCCTGAAATTACTCGGGCGCACGCGCTGACGCTGATGGATTGGTTGGAGGATGAGCGCGTTACCTGCTATCTGAGCGATTCGCGTCATGTCTCCCGCTCCATCGGGCAAGCCATCGATCGGACTCAATTGCCGATCCTGACCCATCTATTCAACCGGGGCGGCCGATTCTTCATGGCCTATGACCGGCATGACGCTCCGGTGGGCTTTGTCCGTCTAATCAAGACCGGCCCCAATTGCGAAATAGTCCTGGTCATCGGAGACAGCGACAAATGGGGCCGAAACCTTGGCGCCCGCACAATCCGCGAAGGCATGAAACTGGCCTTCCTCGACATGCGGGCCGAGAAGCTCATCGCCAAGATCCACCCCGACAACGCGCGCTCGCTGAAAGCCTTTGTGCGCAGCGGCTTTGTGCTTGAGAGCGAAACGCCGACATTGAAGTCGTTTTCCATGACCGCGGGGCGCTATCGCCAGTTCTTGCGCGAAGGTGCCGTTGGCGACTCCACCAGGATTTACATCACTGAAATCGACAAGGCCAGGCTCGAGAGTCTGATCGCGCTCGAGCAATCACCGGCCATTGTTGAACTCGAACATGAACTTGAGCGAGCCATTGTCGTCAAGCCGCAGCAAGTGGCGAGCAATGTCGTCACGATGAACTCCAGGGCCTTGCTGCAACTGGACGACGAAGAGATCGAAGTGGCCTTGGTCTACCCGGAAGATGCAGACAGCAACGCGGGGAAACACTCGGTGTATTCCGACATCGGCGCCGCCATTCTGGGCTATCAGGAGGGGGATGCCATCGACTGGCGAATTGCTGATCGGACCCGCCGGATTGAGATAAGGAAAGTGCTTTACCAGCCGGAGGCTGCGGGCCATTTCCACCTGTAA
- a CDS encoding flagellar hook-length control protein FliK — MPLAANPFLQTPGAAASKTPAAKIPQTAAEPAKSGAVHFSRVYAKVTETRPASGMREQSPGAVAKHDQGSDKVPQKPSAVADSGKPLPGGKPGSADSADQDEGAGEVSKEAPVAAVPAPAAEASVPVEPAQPVPLDIQSAQLAAAAQAQLQPPPVADDGFDPEADPLDDMPAVRLAMEQGGHVSAGSHAPGKNASLESSPSTVAGQAGAVAMLLDPKTDGSAFGEGGEEAFKGLVDDGLKDLKSASSDTRVDDFASRLAALTQAAVPKTANALPVNQPLAMHQSGWTEEVVNRVMYLSSANLKSADIQLEPAELGRLDIRVNLSPDQAAQVNFVSAHAGVREALDSQMHRLREMFAQQGMGQVDVNVSDQSRNWQGQGQEQQAQSRSGGQRLDGAGEDERVMAATEAVAPSVVIGSSAVDYYA, encoded by the coding sequence ATGCCACTCGCCGCCAATCCCTTTCTTCAGACCCCTGGCGCTGCTGCGTCCAAAACCCCTGCGGCCAAAATCCCCCAGACCGCTGCAGAACCCGCTAAATCCGGGGCTGTACACTTTTCCCGGGTGTATGCCAAAGTGACTGAAACCAGGCCCGCCAGCGGTATGCGCGAGCAGTCACCAGGGGCGGTTGCCAAGCATGATCAGGGCAGCGATAAGGTCCCGCAAAAGCCGTCAGCCGTTGCCGATAGCGGCAAACCCTTGCCTGGTGGCAAACCCGGTAGTGCCGACAGTGCCGATCAGGACGAGGGTGCTGGCGAGGTGAGCAAAGAGGCACCTGTGGCTGCAGTGCCAGCGCCTGCGGCTGAAGCTTCGGTGCCGGTAGAACCGGCACAGCCGGTACCGCTCGACATTCAGTCTGCGCAACTGGCTGCCGCCGCACAGGCACAGCTTCAGCCTCCACCGGTGGCTGATGACGGTTTCGATCCAGAAGCCGACCCCCTCGACGACATGCCTGCTGTACGCCTGGCAATGGAGCAGGGCGGGCATGTCTCGGCCGGCAGTCATGCGCCGGGCAAAAACGCCTCTCTGGAAAGTTCGCCTTCTACAGTTGCGGGGCAAGCCGGTGCTGTTGCCATGCTGCTCGATCCGAAAACCGACGGCTCAGCTTTCGGCGAGGGCGGTGAGGAAGCGTTCAAGGGGCTGGTCGATGATGGCCTCAAAGATCTGAAAAGCGCATCCAGCGATACCCGTGTGGATGACTTCGCCAGTCGCCTGGCCGCACTCACCCAGGCGGCGGTGCCAAAAACCGCCAATGCACTGCCGGTCAACCAGCCGTTGGCCATGCACCAGAGTGGCTGGACTGAAGAAGTGGTCAATCGGGTGATGTACCTGTCCAGCGCCAACCTGAAATCGGCGGATATCCAGCTGGAGCCTGCTGAATTGGGGCGCCTGGATATCCGGGTGAACCTATCGCCCGACCAGGCGGCGCAGGTCAACTTTGTCAGTGCTCACGCCGGAGTGCGCGAGGCACTGGACAGCCAGATGCACCGCTTGCGTGAAATGTTCGCCCAGCAGGGCATGGGGCAGGTCGACGTTAACGTGTCTGATCAGTCACGCAACTGGCAGGGCCAGGGCCAGGAACAACAGGCCCAAAGCCGTTCCGGTGGTCAACGGCTTGATGGCGCCGGTGAGGATGAGCGGGTAATGGCTGCCACAGAGGCCGTAGCGCCGAGTGTGGTTATCGGCTCCAGCGCCGTAGATTACTACGCGTAA
- a CDS encoding Hpt domain-containing protein — MSDIHMDPKVVSALRDVMEGGFADLLDTFLSDSEERLGQLHSTHEACDLTLVAHSFKGSSSNMGAIRLAHLCGLLEERAQKKQLAGIEELVIKIDDEYQMVRRLYRAERQRFGSSNFASG; from the coding sequence GTGTCCGATATACATATGGATCCAAAAGTAGTCAGTGCGCTGCGCGATGTAATGGAAGGCGGGTTTGCGGACCTGCTCGATACCTTTCTCTCGGACTCCGAGGAGCGTCTCGGCCAGCTGCACAGTACTCACGAAGCCTGCGACCTGACCCTGGTCGCCCACAGCTTCAAAGGCAGCAGCAGTAACATGGGCGCCATTCGTTTGGCGCATCTTTGCGGTCTGCTCGAAGAGCGGGCGCAAAAGAAGCAGCTGGCCGGTATCGAGGAGCTGGTGATCAAAATCGACGATGAATACCAGATGGTGCGTCGACTCTATCGTGCCGAGCGCCAGCGTTTCGGCTCGTCCAATTTTGCCTCTGGCTGA
- a CDS encoding ATP-binding SpoIIE family protein phosphatase, whose protein sequence is MNTPLTVLIAEDSTADRLLLSSIVQRQGHNVLLAANGAEAVALFALQRPQLVLMDGLMPVMDGFEAARQIKALAGEVLVPIIFLTSLNQADALARSLEAGGDDVLSKPYNPLLLAAKITVMDRMRRLQETVLQQRDLIARHNDYLLNEQRVAKAVFDRVAHAGCLSAPNIRYLQSPYALFNGDLLLAAYTPTGDTHLLLADFTGHGLPAAIGAMPLAEVFYSMTAKGYGLGEMLREMNAKLKRILPVDMFCCATVLCVSAQRRSVEVWNGGMPDGYLQTQATGRRTALSSQHLPLGVLRAGVFDHGTQVWPMLPGDQLFLLSDGVVDTSGPDEQLFGVERLLQVLDANHQPQQLIAEVERALYDFQGCARDDVSMVQITSQLAQRPQVPAMLYSDSGQCSPLDWSASFEFRASTLRQFNPLPYLLQLLMEVHGLRPQGAVIHAVLSELYSNALEHGVLGLDSRLKRDIHGYTHYYRLRNERLDALQSGFVRVQLQIEPVHQGGRLMLQVDDSGEGFDVAKVLSRPLDLDRLSGRGVSLVRQLCPAARWSGDGRSATVEFSWEALA, encoded by the coding sequence GTGAACACTCCCCTGACGGTGTTGATTGCCGAAGACAGCACCGCTGACCGCCTGCTGTTGTCGAGCATTGTGCAGCGTCAGGGGCATAACGTGCTGCTCGCCGCCAATGGCGCTGAAGCCGTAGCGCTGTTTGCCCTCCAGCGTCCACAACTGGTGCTGATGGATGGTTTGATGCCCGTGATGGACGGTTTCGAAGCCGCCCGGCAGATCAAGGCGTTGGCCGGCGAGGTGCTGGTGCCGATCATTTTTCTCACTTCCCTGAATCAGGCCGATGCCCTGGCCCGCAGTCTGGAGGCGGGCGGCGACGATGTGCTGAGCAAGCCTTACAACCCCTTGCTGCTGGCGGCGAAAATCACCGTGATGGACCGGATGCGGCGCCTGCAAGAGACCGTCCTGCAGCAGCGCGACCTGATTGCCAGGCACAACGATTACTTGCTCAACGAGCAGCGGGTGGCCAAGGCGGTGTTTGACCGGGTGGCGCATGCGGGCTGTCTGAGCGCGCCGAATATCCGTTATCTGCAATCGCCCTATGCCCTGTTCAATGGTGATTTGTTGCTGGCGGCCTACACCCCGACCGGCGATACCCACTTGCTGCTGGCCGACTTTACCGGGCACGGCCTGCCGGCTGCGATCGGGGCGATGCCGTTGGCGGAAGTGTTTTACAGCATGACGGCCAAGGGGTACGGGCTGGGCGAAATGCTCCGCGAAATGAATGCCAAGCTCAAACGCATCCTGCCTGTCGACATGTTCTGCTGCGCCACTGTGCTGTGTGTCAGTGCGCAGCGGCGCAGTGTCGAAGTCTGGAACGGCGGGATGCCGGATGGCTATCTGCAAACACAGGCCACGGGGCGGCGCACGGCATTGTCCTCACAGCACCTGCCTTTGGGGGTGCTGCGTGCTGGTGTATTTGATCATGGCACCCAGGTCTGGCCGATGCTGCCCGGCGATCAGCTGTTTTTACTGAGCGACGGGGTGGTAGATACCAGTGGCCCGGATGAGCAACTGTTCGGGGTGGAGCGCTTGCTGCAGGTGCTGGATGCCAATCACCAGCCGCAACAGCTGATTGCCGAGGTCGAGCGGGCGCTGTACGACTTTCAGGGCTGCGCCCGGGATGATGTGAGCATGGTGCAGATCACCTCGCAGCTGGCGCAGCGTCCGCAAGTGCCTGCCATGCTCTATTCCGACAGTGGCCAGTGCAGCCCGCTGGACTGGTCGGCCAGCTTTGAGTTTCGCGCGTCCACACTCCGGCAATTCAATCCGCTGCCCTACCTGTTGCAATTACTGATGGAGGTTCACGGCCTGCGCCCCCAGGGTGCCGTCATTCATGCGGTGCTGTCCGAGCTGTACAGCAACGCACTGGAGCACGGGGTTCTGGGCCTCGATTCACGGCTCAAACGTGATATTCACGGCTATACCCACTATTACCGGCTCCGTAATGAGCGTCTGGACGCGCTCCAGAGCGGCTTTGTGCGGGTGCAACTGCAAATCGAACCGGTTCATCAGGGCGGACGGCTAATGTTGCAGGTTGATGACAGTGGCGAAGGCTTTGATGTTGCAAAGGTGCTGTCTAGACCGCTTGATCTAGACCGTTTGTCGGGGCGTGGTGTGAGTCTGGTACGACAACTGTGCCCAGCAGCACGTTGGTCAGGCGATGGTCGCAGTGCGACCGTAGAGTTTTCATGGGAGGCTCTGGCATAA
- a CDS encoding STAS domain-containing protein — MAVTSELSADSRKLTIAIKGRFDFAKHQEFRDAYEKLGPDTECVVDLKEATYVDSSALGMLLLLRDHAGGDNSEIRVINSNPDVLKIFNISNFDKLFDIT; from the coding sequence ATGGCAGTGACGTCTGAACTCTCCGCAGATAGCCGTAAGCTGACGATCGCGATCAAAGGCCGGTTCGACTTTGCCAAGCATCAAGAATTTCGTGACGCCTACGAAAAACTCGGCCCTGATACTGAATGCGTGGTGGACCTCAAGGAGGCCACCTATGTCGACAGCTCGGCGCTGGGCATGCTGCTGTTGCTGCGTGACCATGCCGGCGGCGATAACTCCGAGATCCGGGTCATCAACAGCAACCCGGATGTGCTTAAAATTTTCAACATCTCTAACTTCGACAAGCTGTTCGATATCACGTGA